A window of the Fusarium poae strain DAOMC 252244 chromosome 3, whole genome shotgun sequence genome harbors these coding sequences:
- the CHO2 gene encoding phosphatidylethanolamine N-methyltransferase (TransMembrane:9 (i83-103o109-130i199-219o225-244i303-321o413-437i470-487o493-514i574-591o)~BUSCO:4170at5125) — MSTAADVPDTSPGLRQRQSGVDSAAQQDSQAQQNHHLEPSETINSSEKSSKTYGRTPDGTVFIVPTTHDMVSQLLDPRQPKNLSDAIVLTILGLHILGAYFLPSGSKRTVFAVVFLFWRACYNIGIGVLLQIQSNHRRLVTWARRWKLFEHPSTGKNPRPWLYKLLKTELETKITQDYEFEKAPIEYNTWLVFRRVVDLILMCDFVSYCLFAMVCGHTPEGENPLVGFSRWAVGISLIGFNLWVKLDAHRVVKDFAWYWGDFFYLIDQDLTFDGVFEMAPHPMYSIGYAGYYGISMMAASYEVLFISILAHMAQFAFLVIVENPHIEKTYNPPPPRKRTISGSQSDAIPADTKSLEGAFDQQTLKPSQKDEPGQVHNLVGLSNLDLFRVPDFAVIVMPFYVATLTLATPSTPAWQVAFVFHALAWRVWYHLGLGLILDQQSKNKMWTRHFLKFGESAGEAWRQWKGLHHISMIMCNTAFVAACWKMYSPPEDWAYGLVMLKHVLGASLVALQLWTAFSVYDSLGEFGWFCGDFFFDHQAKLTYKSIYRFLNNPDRFFGTAGVWGAALITWSRSIFLMALVTQILTFFYISYIERPHMQKIYGRGLRQEAGLTKFIKKSLPPHVKGWQESVDKVLDDTSQFVEDFLDTARPKFASGVKTIVRDTSALFNMAPARLTITRITPDLEGYDPKLYSLSVKGTQATNTPIVEKYTGKESLTGRFPKPVRTMAFEYGAPLRVQWRAPANHSKKDWIGLYMVTDNRSRETTEVSSLGRWAPTNAGSYDSLTADVSIMVGEHPISATDAMETNLVEGEVVFEGDKLWWTQGVFEFRYHHNGHHHAMAISEPFEIRISKFDEDVDLGSKGLYEQAVEAALLPVVQNCLDRDPDIAPNQPEEPFGGHVERDTKYAKRIVYAIREMFGIEFAPPVVAADGSVRKLAWRVCNAKEVLAPYSMSLSRGTTTPAIQDFPSEKA; from the exons ATGAGTACTGCTGCCGATGTACCAGACACCAGCCCTGGATTGCGACAACGGCAATCTGGGGTTGATTCTGCCGCGCAGCAAGACTCTCAAGCACAACAAAACCATCATCTTGAGCCATCAGAAACGATAAACTCGTCTGAAAAGTCCAGCAAGACGTATGGTCGCACACCAGACGGTACAG TCTTTATTGTACCCACAACCCATGATATGGTTTCTCAGCTTTTGGATCCTCGACAACCCAAGAATCTTTCTGATGCTATTGTCTTGACAATTCTGGGTCTTCATATTCTAGGTGCTTATTTCTTGCCATCTGGGTCTAAGCGCACTGTCTTTGCTGTTGTCTTCCTGTTCTGGCGGGCTTGCTACAATATTGGCATTGGTGTACTGCTTCAGATCCAGTCgaatcatcgtcgtcttgtCACCTGGGCTCGACGCTGGAAACTCTTTGAACACCCATCAACTGGCAAGAACCCCCGGCCATGGCTCTACAAACTCCTTAAGACAGAGCTGGAGACCAAGATTACCCAAGATTATGAATTCGAAAAGGCCCCCATCGAGTACAACACTTGGTTGGTCTTCCGAAGGGTTGTTGATTTGATCCTCATGTGTGATTTTGTGTCCTACTGCCTATTTGCCATGGTCTGTGGTCATACTCCTGAAGGCGAGAACCCTCTAGTAGGTTTCTCCCGTTGGGCCGTTGGTATCAGTCTCATTGGTTTCAATCTTTGGGTGAAATTGGATGCCCATCGTGTCGTGAAAGACTTTGCCTGGTACTGGGGAGACTTTTTCTACCTCATCGACCAAGACTTGACTTTCGACGGTGTTTTCGAGATGGCTCCCCATCCCATGTACTCAATCGGTTACGCCGGTTACTATGGTATCTCCATGATGGCAGCCAGCTACGAGGTTCTCTTCATCTCTATCCTCGCGCACATGGCCCAATTTGCTTTCCTTGTGATTGTTGAGAACCCTCACATTGAGAAGACGTACaaccctcctcctccacgcAAGCGAACCATTTCCGGCAGCCAAAGTGATGCCATACCTGCTGATACCAAATCGCTTGAAGGTGCATTCGACCAACAAACACTCAAACCTTCTCAAAAGGACGAGCCTGGCCAAGTCCACAACCTTGTTGGTCTAAGCAACCTTGATTTGTTCCGGGTTCCTGACTTTGCTGTCATCGTCATGCCGTTCTACGTAGCCACCCTCACTCTGGCGACGCCCTCAACCCCTGCTTGGCAAGTGGCTTTTGTCTTCCACGCTTTGGCATGGCGCGTGTGGTACCACCTTGGATTGGGTCTCATCCTTGACCAGCAGTCCAAGAACAAAATGTGGACTCGCCATTTCCTTAAATTCGGCGAGAGTGCTGGTGAGGCGTGGCGCCAATGGAAGGGCCTGCATCACATCAGCATGATCATGTGTAATACAGCTTTTGTTGCCGCATGCTGGAAGATGTACTCGCCTCCCGAGGACTGGGCGTACGGCCTGGTAATGCTCAAGCACGTCCTGGGTGCCAGTCTTGTCGCCCTCCAACTTTGGACCGCATTCAGTGTTTACGATTCTCTTGGAGAATTTGGATGGTTCTGTGGTGATTTCTTCTTTGACCATCAAGCCAAGTTGACATACAAGTCCATCTATCGCTTCCTGAACAACCCTGATCGCTTCTTCGGCACAGCTGGCGTATGGGGCGCTGCACTCATCACTTGGAGTCGATCCATCTTTCTTATGGCATTAGTCACTCAGATTCTGACGTTCTTCTATATTTCGTATATCGAGCGACCTCACATGCAAAAGATCTATGGACGTGGTCTCCGCCAAGAAGCCGGCCTCACCAAATTCATCAAGAAGTCGTTACCCCCTCATGTCAAGGGATGGCAAGAAAGCGTCGACAAGGTTTTGGATGATACGAGCCAATTCGTCGAGGACTTTCTTGATACTGCTCGGCCCAAGTTCGCTTCAGGTGTCAAGACTATCGTTCGAGATACTTCAGCTCTTTTCAATATGGCCCCTGCACGACTCACAATTACAAGAATCACTCCCGACTTGGAAGGCTATGACCCGAAACTTTATTCCTTGTCTGTGAAGGGCACGCAAGCAACCAATACACCCATCGTGGAAAAGTACACCGGAAAGGAGAGTTTAACAGGTCGGTTCCCTAAGCCTGTCCGTACCATGGCTTTCGAGTACGGTGCACCGCTTCGTGTTCAGTGGAGGGCCCCAGCCAACCACAGTAAGAAGGACTGGATTGGTCTTTACATGGTTACTGATAATCGTTCAAGAGAGACGACCGAGGTTTCTTCTCTTGGACGGTGGGCGCCCACGAATGCTGGTTCTTATGATTCTCTGACAGCCGATGTCAGTATCATGGTTGGCGAGCATCCAATCTCGGCAACTGATGCGATGGAAACCAACCTTGTTGAAGGTGAAGTTGTTTTCGAAGGTGATAAGTTGTGGTGGACACAAGGCGTCTTTGAGTTCCGATATCACCACAACGGACACCATCATGCCATGGCAATCTCTGAACCTTTTGAAATTCGAATTAGCAAGTTTGACGAAGACGTGGATCTTGGTTCCAAGGGCCTATATGAGCAAGCCGTCGAGGCTGCTCTTCTTCCTGTTGTCCAAAACTGCCTAGACCGCGACCCGGACATTGCACCCAACCAGCCCGAAGAGCCTTTTGGAGGGCACGTCGAACGTGACACAAAGTATGCCAAAAGAATTGTCTATGCTATTCGAGAAATGTTTGGTATCGAGTTTGCGCCACCTGTCGTCGCCGCAGATGGAAGCGTCCGAAAACTTGCTTGGAGAGTCTGCAACGCTAAGGAAGTTCTG GCACCCTACAGCATGTCTTTATCAAGAGGAACCACTACACCTGCAATTCAAGACTTTCCTTCCGAGAAGGCTTGA
- the EIF3G gene encoding Eukaryotic translation initiation factor 3 subunit G (BUSCO:43249at5125) — MAAAVANQPKHDWADDDDVEETSTDLPEPQTIANKDGTKTIITFRYDDDGRKVKTVRRVRFITHTETVNPRVADRKTWPKFGLSAKDPPGPAPDTTSVGENIIFRPSVNWRKAEKDESADTTAQTMKDQLKDKQVKCRICNGQHFTARCPYKDTMAPIGESGAADVAAGMGDEPSPAAAAGAKKGSYVPPALRGNGSAGERMGSKFGERDDFATLRVTNVSEMAEEGELRDMFERFGRVTRVFLAKDRETGMAKGFAFISFADRGDAVKACAKMDGFGFKHLILRVEFAKKAQ; from the exons atggctgccGCAGTTGCGAACCAGCCCAA GCACGACTGGgccgacgacgacgatgtcgAGGAGACCTCCACCGATCTCCCTGAGCCTCAAACCATTGCCAACAAGGATGGAACAAAGACTATCATCACGTTTAGATACGACGACGACGGTAGAAAGGTCAAGACCGTTCGCAGAGTGCGATTTATTACCCACACCGAGACCGTAAACCCCCGTGTCGCCGACCGAAAAACCTGGCCCAAGTTCGGCCTCAGCGCAAAGGATCCCCCAGGCCCTGCTCCCGACACCACCTCGGTCGGTGAGAACATCATCTTCCGACCAAGCGTCAACTGGCGAAAGGCCGAGAAGGACGAGTCCGCCGACACCACCGCCCAGACCATGAAGGATCAGCTCAAGGACAAGCAGGTCAAGTGTCGTATTTGCAATGGTCAACATTTCACTGCCCGATGTCCTTACAAGGACACCATGGCCCCCATCGGAGAGAGCGGCGCTGCAGATGTCGCTGCTGGTATGGGAGACGAGCCCTCACCCGCCGCGGCTGCTGGTGCCAAGAAGGGTTCATATGTTCCTCCTGCCCTGCGTGGCAACGGATCCGCTGGCGAGAGAATGGGATCCAAGTTCGGCGAGAGGGACGACTTTGCTACACTGCGTGTCACCAAC GTTTCCGAGATGGCCGAGGAGGGAGAGTTGCGCGATATGTTCGAACGCTTTGGTCGTGTTACCCGAGTATTCCTTGCCAAGGACAGAGAAACCGGCATGGCCAAGGGTTTCGCCTTCATCAGCTTTGCGGACCGTGGCGATGCCGTCAAGGCTTGTGCGAAGATGGACGGATTTGGTTTCAAGCATCTCATTCTCCGGGTGGAGTTTGCCAAGAAGGCTCAGTAA
- a CDS encoding hypothetical protein (TransMembrane:1 (i7-26o)) translates to MTDIKDLHIAIMGAGMGGLGAALALAKRGFKHIDVYETASNLGFVGAGIQMPPNVGRILDRLGCWDDIEKEATRVAGSSIRQGSTNEELAHVDMPDLKGLYGYSHLCGHRSSLAGHMYEACKSQDSINFHFSTSLAEIETFSPRVSFKLKPRDGEPYTSQADILLGADGIKSVTRSQILQQVDAVPEEAETGQAAYRIMLNREDMAHDPELLALIDSDEVVRWVGEKRHIIAYSIADKSIYNLSTAHPDENFAGAPSITYTTRGSKEVMLKVFETFCPVVQKMLNLVPEGEVCEWRLRMYKPLPTWTHGAVALIGDACHPTLPHLSQGAAMAIEDGSTIAEVLCLAPDTQPETIAKCLKVYELSRKEWTSSLVEMAYLSGRTLHLGEGKAKEERDRMFKEHKLSGSVPDKWTSPDVQKKIYSNDCVARVRDEFETLFAAA, encoded by the exons ATGACTGACATTAAAGATCTGCATATCGCCATCATGGGCGCCGGCATGGGTGGCCTAGGAGCTGCCCTCGCCCTCGCCAAACGAGGCTTCAAACACATCGACGTATATGAGACAGCCAGTAATCTTGGTTTCGTTGGAGCCGGTATTCAAATGCCTCCCAATGTGGGAAGAATCCTTGATAGATTAGGATGCTGGGACGATATTGAGAAAGAGGCAACTCGTGTCGCTGGCAGCAGTATTCGAC AGGGATCGACCAATGAAGAACTCGCTCATGTCGATATGCCAGATCTGAAAGGCCTATATGGTTACTCGCACCTCTGCGGTCACAGATCATCCCTGGCTGGTCATATGTATGAGGCCTGCAAAAGTCAAGACAGCATCAACTTTCACTTCTCAACAAGCTTGGCCGAGATTGAAACCTTTTCACCTCGGGTATCCTTCAAGCTAAAGCCTAGAGATGGAGAGCCCTACACAAGTCAGGCCGACATTCTCCTCGGCGCAGATGGCATTAAAAGTGTCACACGTTCTCAAATTCTACAGCAAGTAGACGCCGTGCCTGAAGAAGCCGAGACTGGTCAGGCTGCATACCGCATCATGCTCAACAGAGAAGACATGGCCCATGACCCGGAGCTCCTAGCCCTCATTGACAGTGACGAGGTTGTGCGGTGGGTAGGAGAGAAACGACACATTATCGCCTACTCCATCGCCGACAAGTCCATTTACAACTTGTCAACCGCCCATCCAGATGAGAACTTTGCTGGCGCCCCGTCCATAACATACACAACCAGAGGCTCCAAGGAGGTGATGCTCAAAGTATTCGAGACTTTCTGTCCCGTCGTGCAAAAGATGCTCAATCTCGTTCCTGAAGGAGAAGTATGTGAGTGGCGGCTGAGGATGTACAAGCCACTGCCAACATGGACACACGGAGCTGTCGCTCTAATAGGTGATGCATGTCACCCCACGCTTCCGCATCTCAGCCAAGGAGCAGCCATGGCCATTGAAGACGGTTCGACAATCGCAGAAGTTCTCTGCCTTGCTCCCGATACGCAGCCTGAGACTATCGCCAAGTGCCTCAAAGTTTACGAGCTGTCTCGAAAAGAGTGGACGTCGAGTCTTGTCGAAATGGCCTACTTGTCCGGTCGGACGCTGCATCTTGGTGAAGGAAAGGCAAAGGAGGAGAGAGATAGGATGTTTAAAGAGCACAAGCTCAGTGGTTCGGTTCCGGACAAATGGACATCGCCAGATGTGCAAAAGAAGATTTACTCCAACGACTGTGTCGCAAGAGTCAGGGATGAGTTCGAGACACTCTTTGCCGCAGCATAG
- a CDS encoding hypothetical protein (TransMembrane:6 (o20-43i50-74o80-105i117-138o158-176i197-218o)), with the protein MGKLGFGSGLDGISQMTITIVLVFLSISVYNVIELTFIIFGTFKRHSGLYFWSFLIATWGIFVYCGGFLIKYYASAKVGYLAATFISFGWVGMVSGQSLVLWSRLHLVLRNRFRLRCVLYMIIVNGVLMHGTVIPMIYGSFSKNTMMWEQPYSIMEKIQVSIFFVQEIVISACYISETVKLMRLERTMGNKRGSRRLMNHLIYVNILIILLDITILGLEYADQYQYQTSYKAFVYSTKLKLEFTILNRLVEMTTGNKDASSGPRSNTGGTSTGNRTGIALDNFISTNSDKPPGDISYRAYVMGGEEGQPQRAPRSDEVVMTTEVIIQREDREDDGMSIGVISSAESTTSKNHHYDNDANLSKTSSELDLATRGF; encoded by the coding sequence ATGGGCAAACTAGGCTTTGGCTCAGGCCTGGATGGCATATCCCAAATGACCATCACCATCGTCTTGGTCTTTCTCTCAATATCAGTCTACAACGTCATTGAATTGACCTTTATCATCTTTGGCACGTTCAAGCGCCACTCGGGTCTATATTTCTGGTCATTCCTTATTGCAACATGGGGAATCTTTGTTTACTGTGGTGGTTTCTTGATAAAGTACTATGCTTCTGCCAAAGTCGGATATCTCGCTGCCACATTCATCTCCTTTGGATGGGTTGGAATGGTCTCAGGCCAGAGTCTAGTGCTCTGGTCGAGATTGCATCTCGTCCTCAGAAACAGGTTCCGGCTGAGATGTGTTTTGTACATGATTATCGTCAATGGCGTTCTCATGCACGGAACAGTCATCCCTATGATCTATGGCTCGTTCTCCAAAAACACAATGATGTGGGAGCAACCCTACTCCATCATGGAAAAGATTCAGGTGTCCATCTTTTTCGTCCAAGAAATCGTCATTTCGGCTTGTTACATTTCCGAAACGGTCAAGCTTATGCGTCTCGAACGCACTATGGGCAACAAACGAGGAAGCAGACGGTTAATGAACCATCTCATCTATGTCAACATCCTCATTATCCTTCTCGACATTACGATCCTCGGTCTCGAGTACGCCGATCAGTATCAGTACCAGACATCCTACAAAGCCTTTGTCTACAGCACAAAGCTCAAACTCGAATTTACTATTCTTAACCGTCTTGTCGAGATGACGACCGGAAACAAGGATGCCAGCTCCGGACCAAGGAGTAATACTGGCGGCACTTCGACAGGCAACAGAACAGGCATTGCCCTGGACAACTTTATTAGCACCAACAGCGACAAGCCCCCTGGCGACATATCTTATAGAGCTTATGTTATGGGAGGAGAGGAAGGACAACCACAGCGTGCACCGCGCAGTGATGAAGTTGTCATGACTACTGAAGTCATCATCCAACGAGAAGATAGAGAAGATGATGGGATGAGTATAGGCGTCATTTCATCTGCCGAGTCAACCACTTCCAAGAACCATCACTACGATAACGACGCAAACTTATCCAAAACTTCGTCTGAGCTGGATCTAGCGACGCGCGGCTTTTAG